A stretch of the Tepidisphaeraceae bacterium genome encodes the following:
- a CDS encoding prepilin-type N-terminal cleavage/methylation domain-containing protein produces the protein MRGQKHRGFTLVELLVVIGIIALLISILLPSLQKARRSAQAVACASQLKQLGLGLTMYGNDNRNYIPPLHPRNSSGVYIYGSSRYSWAALVGPYLGQKRPNSVPDTSAYRNYLFGRGGLFLCPGKFDNDPNITPFGDVNGKGNSYSYTWAGDDGAKGGWINRDFPWVNEVPNKLTRLPSQGILLWEKLRMEQWQVDASNWANWPQSANVSMLGYEIDNVTHGKRSNALFADMHVETIFRGQQFNDDWVPITN, from the coding sequence ATGAGAGGGCAAAAGCACCGCGGGTTCACGCTGGTTGAATTGCTGGTCGTGATCGGAATCATCGCACTGCTCATCTCGATCCTGTTGCCGTCGCTGCAGAAGGCGCGACGTTCGGCCCAAGCGGTGGCATGCGCGAGCCAGCTCAAGCAGCTCGGCCTTGGCCTGACGATGTACGGCAACGACAACCGAAACTACATCCCGCCGCTGCATCCCAGGAACAGCAGCGGCGTCTACATCTACGGCAGCTCCCGCTACAGCTGGGCCGCACTGGTCGGTCCATACCTCGGGCAGAAGCGACCGAACAGCGTGCCGGACACCTCGGCGTACCGGAACTACCTCTTCGGGCGCGGCGGGCTGTTCCTCTGCCCGGGGAAGTTCGATAACGATCCCAACATTACTCCCTTCGGTGACGTGAACGGCAAGGGCAACAGCTACAGCTACACCTGGGCCGGCGACGACGGCGCTAAGGGCGGCTGGATCAACCGCGACTTCCCCTGGGTCAACGAGGTGCCGAACAAGCTGACGCGCCTACCGTCTCAGGGCATCCTGCTGTGGGAAAAGCTTCGCATGGAGCAGTGGCAGGTCGACGCCAGCAACTGGGCCAATTGGCCGCAGTCGGCCAACGTGTCGATGCTCGGCTACGAGATCGACAACGTTACCCACGGCAAGCGGTCGAATGCGCTGTTTGCCGACATGCACGTCGAGACGATCTTCCGCGGCCAGCAGTTCAACGACGATTGGGTACCCATTACGAACTAA
- a CDS encoding alpha-L-fucosidase: protein MEVPSGPSPSTRQLRHHERAFYGFVHFTTNTFTDKEWGFGDEPPSIFDPSAFDADQIVDSARLAGMQGLILTCKHHDGFCLWPSELTGHSVRNSPFRNGNGDVVRELERACRSAGIEFGVYLSPWDRNHAEYGRPAYLDYYRGQLRELLTNYGELFEVWFDGANGGDGYYGGAREQRSIDNRTYYDWPRTWQMVRDLQPDAVIFSDTGPDVRWVGNESGIAGDPCWYTIDTTGAWPGQADRARLNRGDCDGPTWLIPECDVSIRPGWFYHAAEDEAVRSPRNLVDLYFASVGRGANFLLNLPPDRRGLIPETDRASLAGFRSHLDRTFATNLAERAEIERTTAGHSMTINLAFAAPQRVNVIELRERIAHGQRIGRWLAEAEREDGRWVEIASVEAVGAQRLIRVPQTTAKRFRVRVTDSRGEPLIEHVGLYLEPDLADTATEVRRVHAASVTQLSPVELVFDLGAAVRVRGVRYMPSIARRVSRYELSFATTPENWSSAVLSGEFGNVMANAAPQIVPCDVTARYVRFRATRMAVGDDIEPKHVELL from the coding sequence GTGGAAGTGCCGTCCGGTCCATCACCCAGCACGCGCCAACTGCGCCATCATGAGCGGGCCTTCTACGGCTTCGTGCACTTCACGACCAATACGTTCACAGACAAAGAATGGGGGTTCGGCGATGAACCGCCGTCAATTTTCGATCCAAGCGCATTTGACGCCGATCAAATTGTCGATTCGGCGCGCCTCGCCGGCATGCAAGGGCTGATCCTCACGTGCAAGCATCACGACGGGTTCTGCCTGTGGCCCAGCGAACTCACGGGCCACTCGGTCCGCAACAGTCCGTTCCGGAACGGAAATGGTGACGTTGTGCGCGAACTCGAACGGGCATGCCGTTCCGCCGGCATCGAGTTTGGCGTTTACCTATCCCCGTGGGATCGGAACCATGCAGAGTATGGCAGGCCTGCATACTTGGATTACTACCGCGGCCAACTTCGCGAACTGCTAACCAACTATGGCGAGCTGTTCGAGGTGTGGTTCGACGGCGCCAACGGTGGAGACGGCTACTACGGCGGCGCGCGGGAGCAGCGGTCGATCGACAACCGCACGTACTACGACTGGCCGCGGACGTGGCAAATGGTGCGTGACCTGCAGCCGGATGCCGTCATCTTCTCCGATACCGGCCCCGACGTGCGGTGGGTCGGCAACGAGTCGGGCATCGCGGGTGATCCCTGCTGGTACACGATCGACACGACCGGTGCCTGGCCCGGGCAGGCCGATCGCGCCAGGCTCAATCGTGGGGACTGCGACGGCCCGACCTGGTTGATTCCCGAGTGCGACGTCTCGATCCGGCCCGGATGGTTCTACCATGCCGCCGAAGACGAAGCCGTCCGTTCGCCCCGCAATCTCGTCGACCTCTACTTCGCATCCGTCGGGCGCGGAGCCAATTTCCTGCTCAATCTGCCGCCCGACCGGCGCGGGTTGATCCCGGAGACGGATCGCGCGTCGCTGGCGGGCTTCCGGTCGCACCTCGATCGTACATTCGCGACGAATTTGGCCGAACGCGCGGAAATCGAGCGGACTACGGCCGGCCATTCAATGACGATCAATCTCGCGTTTGCTGCGCCGCAGCGCGTGAACGTGATCGAGCTTCGCGAGCGGATCGCGCACGGACAGCGCATCGGGCGATGGCTTGCTGAAGCCGAGCGCGAGGATGGACGGTGGGTCGAAATCGCGTCGGTCGAGGCGGTCGGCGCTCAACGGCTGATCCGCGTCCCACAGACGACCGCGAAACGGTTTCGGGTGCGCGTCACCGATTCGCGCGGCGAACCGTTGATAGAGCACGTCGGCCTTTATCTCGAGCCGGACCTGGCCGATACCGCCACGGAAGTACGGCGCGTGCACGCCGCAAGCGTCACCCAGCTGTCGCCTGTGGAGCTCGTCTTCGATCTGGGCGCGGCGGTGCGCGTGCGCGGCGTTCGCTATATGCCGAGCATCGCACGTCGTGTAAGTCGTTATGAGCTATCGTTCGCGACCACGCCGGAAAATTGGTCGAGCGCCGTCCTGAGCGGCGAGTTCGG
- a CDS encoding PEP-CTERM sorting domain-containing protein: protein MFTSRSILLSVVVLAVPSLAQADFIAYVDLGGTNTQSTGNARNLSVGTDGSGLEKTLVTDLVNYETGTTISNASLTVVLTRPGTSPFANSGDSAWTPSPPVDSDARVLFMVDGVNLNGNLTYGGNTANTATFTFSGLDPTRTYDFASTGNRASGSIDTARKNRYQISDIDSFVNASSDGAVISSTPSGMTNDAATFTVGNNDAGHVARFSSISPGSDGDFSITVTGGDANGAVANVAWYVNALRLTEATAVVPEPASLSLLGVGLMAALRRRRA from the coding sequence ATGTTCACATCGCGTAGCATTCTACTGTCGGTCGTAGTCTTGGCAGTTCCATCTTTAGCGCAGGCTGACTTCATCGCGTACGTCGACCTAGGCGGTACCAATACGCAAAGTACAGGCAACGCCAGGAATTTGTCGGTTGGCACGGACGGTTCGGGCTTGGAAAAAACGCTCGTCACGGACTTGGTCAATTACGAAACTGGAACGACGATTTCCAACGCCTCGCTCACGGTCGTCCTGACGCGGCCGGGCACCAGCCCTTTCGCCAACAGCGGCGACTCTGCCTGGACCCCGAGCCCGCCGGTCGACAGTGACGCTCGTGTGCTGTTCATGGTGGACGGGGTCAACCTGAACGGCAATCTGACCTACGGCGGTAACACGGCCAACACGGCGACGTTCACGTTTTCCGGCCTGGACCCGACGAGGACGTACGACTTTGCCAGCACGGGCAATCGCGCCAGCGGCTCGATCGACACGGCTCGAAAGAACCGTTATCAGATCTCCGACATCGACTCGTTCGTGAACGCCAGCAGCGACGGCGCCGTGATCTCAAGCACGCCATCGGGCATGACCAACGACGCCGCGACGTTCACCGTTGGCAACAACGATGCTGGTCATGTCGCCCGCTTCTCCAGCATCAGCCCGGGCAGCGATGGAGACTTCAGCATCACGGTCACCGGCGGGGATGCCAATGGTGCCGTGGCGAACGTGGCGTGGTACGTGAACGCCCTGCGCCTGACGGAAGCGACGGCCGTGGTCCCAGAGCCGGCGTCGCTGTCCCTGCTTGGCGTCGGGCTGATGGCTGCCCTGCGTCGGCGCCGTGCGTAA
- a CDS encoding metallophosphoesterase codes for MRMNGLSAERRPVTPAEAMSGRDMLRILVLPDLHIPFGPRQKELLLGNRAFLDAHDWVVLLGDMTACYGTPGEYAKVRDFIAALDRPYSVVNGNHEFSFVPQDDDDASAYAKVWTHSPATVGQSLLRRFEKFYGIESRYHANQNGKMGCVLLGVDSVATDSSARLDPEHEAWFANQLDEMSDVPLLVFCHFPLLSAQLDGARYYEAGRRPYYVPTSAVRSRLRRRSHATWWLSGHVHFAATHPLFGAYQTDDGVWQVHCPDGWGYGRRDNETWTPRHHDDLTVRSVHISYARQSVNIISTDLVTQSEVDSWSAGSGVPPRERPLLATAAMSNHSR; via the coding sequence ATGCGCATGAACGGCTTATCCGCCGAACGCCGTCCCGTTACGCCTGCCGAGGCGATGTCGGGGCGCGACATGCTGCGCATCCTGGTGTTGCCCGACCTGCACATCCCGTTCGGGCCGCGCCAGAAGGAACTGCTCTTGGGCAACCGGGCGTTTCTCGACGCGCACGACTGGGTGGTCCTGCTCGGCGACATGACGGCCTGCTACGGCACGCCCGGCGAGTACGCCAAAGTACGCGACTTCATCGCAGCGCTGGACCGGCCTTACTCGGTCGTCAACGGCAATCATGAGTTTTCGTTCGTCCCGCAGGACGACGACGACGCGTCCGCATACGCCAAGGTGTGGACGCACTCACCGGCCACCGTTGGGCAATCGTTGCTTCGCCGGTTCGAGAAGTTCTACGGCATCGAGAGCCGTTATCACGCGAATCAGAACGGCAAAATGGGGTGCGTCCTGCTTGGCGTTGACAGCGTTGCGACCGACTCCAGCGCGCGGCTCGATCCGGAGCACGAGGCGTGGTTCGCGAATCAATTGGACGAGATGAGCGACGTGCCGCTGTTGGTCTTCTGTCACTTCCCGCTGCTGTCGGCGCAACTGGACGGCGCCCGCTACTACGAGGCCGGCCGCAGGCCCTACTACGTGCCGACGTCTGCCGTACGCTCGCGGTTACGTCGCCGAAGCCATGCGACCTGGTGGCTCTCAGGACACGTTCACTTTGCTGCCACGCACCCTCTGTTCGGCGCATATCAGACCGACGATGGCGTCTGGCAAGTCCACTGCCCCGATGGTTGGGGTTACGGCCGACGCGATAATGAAACATGGACGCCGCGGCACCACGACGACCTGACCGTGCGCAGCGTACACATCTCGTATGCCCGCCAATCTGTTAACATCATCAGCACAGATCTGGTAACTCAGTCCGAAGTCGACTCCTGGTCAGCCGGTTCGGGCGTTCCCCCACGGGAAAGGCCGCTGCTGGCGACGGCGGCGATGAGCAACCACTCCCGTTGA